One stretch of Candidatus Zixiibacteriota bacterium DNA includes these proteins:
- a CDS encoding NTP transferase domain-containing protein, with the protein MSDAIKSNTAAVILAAGLGKRMKSDLPKILHKLGDKYLVDYVIENVRQAGVEKIILVIGHKYELVQTKLADRGVEFAIQQPQLGTGHAVQIAMPALGDFNGDLLALCGDMPLISSSTIAGLLEKRRKTGSAATVLTARLDKPGSYGRIVRNRDGFLKAIIEYRDADDNIRQIDEVNTGAYCFDNRELKPVLKQLKSENAQSEYYLTDTIALFRERGLKVSALISDNPDEGLGINSKEELILMETKIKEQRK; encoded by the coding sequence ATGAGTGATGCAATCAAAAGTAATACAGCGGCTGTCATATTGGCGGCAGGACTCGGCAAACGTATGAAATCTGATTTGCCAAAAATACTTCATAAACTTGGCGATAAATATCTTGTCGATTATGTTATTGAAAATGTCAGGCAGGCTGGAGTAGAAAAAATCATATTGGTAATTGGCCATAAATATGAACTTGTTCAAACAAAACTTGCCGACAGGGGAGTTGAATTTGCTATTCAACAGCCGCAGCTGGGAACCGGCCATGCGGTGCAGATAGCCATGCCTGCCCTTGGTGATTTTAACGGCGATCTATTAGCGCTATGCGGTGATATGCCGCTGATTTCCTCCTCGACTATTGCCGGCTTATTGGAAAAGCGCCGAAAAACCGGGTCAGCCGCAACAGTGTTAACTGCGCGGCTTGATAAGCCGGGCAGTTATGGCAGAATTGTCCGCAATCGGGATGGTTTTTTGAAGGCTATTATCGAGTATCGTGATGCCGATGATAATATTCGTCAAATCGATGAGGTTAACACCGGCGCTTATTGTTTTGACAATCGCGAATTAAAACCGGTTCTAAAACAGTTAAAATCGGAAAACGCCCAATCTGAGTATTATCTTACTGATACAATCGCTCTATTTCGGGAAAGAGGCCTAAAGGTGTCGGCGCTCATTTCCGATAATCCGGATGAAGGACTTGGAATCAACTCTAAAGAAGAATTAATTTTGATGGAAACCAAAATCAAGGAACAAAGAAAATAG
- the rho gene encoding transcription termination factor Rho → MDIVELKSKTINDLTSLAEELQVPSVSSLKKSELIFKILEAQTEQDGLIFAEGVLEVLSEGYGFLRSSDYNYLPGPDDIYVSPSQIKKFDLRSGDTVSGQVRPPKETERYFALLKIEAVNYENPEIAKHKIMFDNLTPLYPEEKVKLEVDSKDATTRIMDMLTPVGKGQRGLITSPPKAGKTIILQKIANSITTNHPDMKLIVLLIDERPEEVTDMERTVKAEVVSSTFDEPADRHVTVAEMVIEKAKRLVEHKKDVCILLDSITRLARAYNSVVPHSGKILSGGVDSNALQKPKRFFGAARNIEEGGSLTIISTALIETGSRMDDVIFEEFKGTGNMEIVLDRRLADRRTFPAIDINRSGTRKEELLLTADELKRIWILRKFLNEMSPVDAMEFILDRLLKTKTNAKFLDSMSS, encoded by the coding sequence ATGGATATTGTTGAATTAAAATCAAAAACTATTAATGACCTTACATCGTTAGCCGAGGAACTTCAGGTTCCCAGTGTCTCCAGCTTGAAAAAATCCGAGCTGATTTTTAAAATCCTCGAGGCGCAAACCGAGCAGGATGGTCTTATCTTTGCCGAGGGAGTGTTGGAAGTGTTGTCTGAAGGTTATGGCTTTTTGCGAAGCTCGGACTATAACTATCTTCCCGGTCCTGATGATATTTATGTTAGCCCCTCACAGATTAAAAAATTCGATCTTCGGTCGGGAGATACTGTCAGCGGTCAGGTTCGTCCCCCGAAAGAAACCGAAAGATATTTTGCGCTTTTAAAAATCGAGGCGGTTAATTACGAAAACCCGGAAATCGCCAAACATAAAATTATGTTTGATAATCTTACCCCGCTTTACCCTGAGGAAAAAGTTAAACTTGAGGTCGATTCTAAGGATGCCACTACCAGAATTATGGATATGCTGACGCCAGTCGGCAAGGGGCAGCGCGGTCTTATTACCTCGCCGCCGAAAGCCGGCAAAACAATTATCCTGCAAAAAATCGCTAATTCGATTACTACTAATCATCCTGATATGAAATTAATCGTGCTGTTGATTGATGAGCGTCCGGAGGAAGTTACCGACATGGAGCGGACTGTTAAGGCTGAGGTTGTCTCCTCGACATTTGACGAACCCGCCGACAGGCATGTTACTGTCGCTGAGATGGTTATCGAGAAAGCCAAAAGGCTGGTCGAGCATAAAAAAGATGTTTGCATCCTGCTGGATTCGATTACTCGTCTGGCGCGCGCCTATAATTCTGTTGTACCTCACTCCGGCAAAATTCTGTCCGGCGGCGTTGATTCAAACGCCCTGCAGAAACCAAAACGTTTCTTCGGAGCGGCTCGTAATATCGAAGAGGGCGGCTCGCTTACTATCATCTCCACAGCACTTATTGAAACCGGTTCCCGCATGGATGATGTTATTTTCGAGGAGTTCAAGGGTACCGGCAATATGGAAATAGTGCTTGACAGACGCCTGGCTGATAGACGCACTTTCCCGGCTATTGATATTAACCGTTCGGGAACTCGCAAGGAAGAACTGCTGTTGACCGCCGATGAATTGAAGCGTATCTGGATTCTGCGCAAGTTTCTCAACGAGATGAGCCCGGTTGACGCCATGGAGTTTATTTTAGACCGTTTGCTTAAGACCAAGACTAACGCTAAGTTTTTGGATTCGATGAGCAGCTAA
- the queG gene encoding tRNA epoxyqueuosine(34) reductase QueG: protein MSSKNDSSLKKSIKTKAKELGFDLVGICKAEYSPENHNYLLEWLSKGYHGDMDYMSRKPRLRSDPSLFLEGARSVVSVAMSYYKKPGYHKDKPYISIYARGKPYQKVLKDRLKALLEYIKTIKPDVKGKIAVDTSPTFDKLWAEKAGLGWRGKNTLLINKNLGSFLFLGELFLNIEIEPDEPVKNLCAAPDSRLADCRKCLDSCPTGALEQPNQLNASKCISYLTIETKSRLENPELIGNHILGCDICQLVCPFNKNIPATKTSEFMQSEHFYERPIKNGHNLTESEFYHKYSGTIIDEYGFYRYVNNMRMVKRNINTFKS, encoded by the coding sequence ATGTCATCAAAAAACGATAGCTCGCTTAAAAAATCAATCAAAACCAAAGCCAAAGAACTTGGTTTCGACCTCGTTGGTATCTGCAAAGCCGAGTACAGCCCGGAAAATCACAACTACCTGCTTGAGTGGCTAAGCAAGGGCTATCATGGCGATATGGATTACATGAGCAGAAAACCCCGCCTGCGAAGCGACCCCAGTCTTTTCCTTGAGGGAGCGCGTTCGGTAGTCTCAGTAGCGATGAGCTATTATAAGAAACCCGGATACCATAAAGATAAGCCGTATATATCCATATATGCGCGCGGCAAGCCATATCAGAAAGTTCTTAAAGACAGGCTGAAAGCATTGCTTGAATATATCAAAACAATCAAACCTGATGTTAAAGGCAAGATTGCCGTTGATACATCGCCGACATTCGATAAGCTGTGGGCTGAAAAAGCCGGTTTGGGCTGGCGCGGCAAGAATACGCTTCTGATTAATAAAAACCTTGGCAGCTTCCTGTTTTTAGGCGAGCTTTTTCTCAATATCGAAATCGAACCCGATGAACCTGTAAAGAACCTCTGCGCCGCGCCCGACAGCAGGTTGGCAGATTGCCGTAAATGCCTCGATTCATGCCCGACAGGCGCTTTGGAACAGCCTAACCAGCTAAATGCATCAAAATGTATATCCTATCTCACAATCGAAACCAAAAGCCGGCTTGAAAACCCAGAACTTATTGGCAATCACATACTTGGCTGTGATATTTGCCAGCTTGTCTGCCCTTTTAATAAGAATATTCCAGCAACAAAAACCAGTGAGTTTATGCAATCGGAGCATTTTTATGAAAGACCTATAAAAAACGGGCATAATCTCACCGAAAGTGAATTTTATCATAAATATTCGGGAACTATTATAGACGAATATGGATTTTATAGATATGTTAACAATATGAGGATGGTAAAAAGGAATATTAATACTTTTAAATCATAA
- a CDS encoding complex I NDUFA9 subunit family protein: MNIAIAGGTGFIGKVIIKRLVKAGHHVVALIRPGSLLKIASFSGTESRYIYYDSPSQIRKILEGCEVVINLIGIIKETKETSFDYAHHLIPMSLVKAAQGSGIKRFLHMSALGTANNIDTEYMETKHLGENVVKASGLDYTIFRPSVVFGPEDKFVNLLVKVLKLSPIFPVIGDGKYRLQPISVDDVAEGFVRSIDKRQTIGKTYDIAGLDKYTFDEMLDIIGLALGKKKIRKFHQPVRFVKFKARLYGRFLPIPITVDMIKMLLAENTSGSYSFFSDLDITPINFAEGIKKYLK, translated from the coding sequence ATGAACATAGCTATCGCCGGCGGAACCGGTTTTATCGGAAAAGTGATAATAAAAAGGCTTGTTAAGGCCGGCCATCATGTTGTCGCCCTGATTCGCCCGGGCTCTCTGCTCAAAATCGCCAGTTTTTCGGGTACGGAGTCGCGCTACATATATTACGATTCCCCCTCGCAGATTAGGAAAATCCTCGAGGGCTGCGAGGTGGTTATTAATCTGATAGGCATAATCAAGGAAACGAAAGAGACCTCATTTGATTACGCTCATCATTTGATACCTATGTCGTTAGTGAAAGCAGCGCAAGGGTCTGGCATTAAACGTTTCCTGCATATGTCGGCTCTTGGCACAGCCAATAATATCGACACCGAGTATATGGAAACAAAACATCTGGGCGAAAATGTAGTCAAGGCGAGCGGCTTGGATTATACTATTTTCAGACCATCCGTAGTGTTCGGACCGGAGGATAAATTCGTGAATCTGCTGGTGAAAGTATTAAAGTTATCTCCGATTTTTCCGGTTATCGGGGATGGCAAGTATCGCCTTCAGCCGATATCTGTCGATGATGTTGCCGAGGGATTCGTTCGCTCAATTGACAAACGCCAGACAATCGGTAAAACTTATGATATAGCCGGTCTGGACAAGTATACATTTGATGAGATGCTCGATATTATCGGTTTAGCGCTGGGCAAAAAGAAAATCCGGAAATTCCACCAGCCGGTCAGATTCGTGAAATTCAAAGCCAGGCTTTATGGGCGTTTCCTGCCTATCCCGATAACTGTTGATATGATTAAAATGCTGTTAGCGGAAAATACCTCCGGCAGCTATTCTTTTTTCAGCGACCTCGATATTACCCCAATTAATTTTGCCGAGGGAATAAAAAAGTATTTAAAATAA
- a CDS encoding Rrf2 family transcriptional regulator: MQISRKADYAIRALIYVAAINGERTCSINEIAENEKIPREYLAKILKELTQKGFLNSYKGVNGGYRMRKPREEITFLSILEATQGPFIISSCNMDEEEGGCKGKDKCASYEFWNDLQKNLKAIYSDMNLSKIDYDKYYGFLKTK; encoded by the coding sequence ATGCAGATTTCAAGAAAAGCAGATTATGCGATTCGAGCTTTGATTTATGTTGCGGCAATTAATGGCGAGCGAACATGCAGCATCAATGAAATCGCTGAAAACGAAAAAATCCCCAGAGAATATCTGGCTAAAATCCTGAAAGAGCTAACCCAAAAAGGTTTTCTTAATAGCTATAAAGGAGTAAATGGCGGCTACCGTATGCGGAAACCGCGCGAGGAGATAACATTTCTTAGTATTCTTGAGGCTACTCAGGGACCATTTATCATTAGTTCATGCAACATGGATGAAGAAGAAGGCGGCTGCAAGGGCAAAGATAAATGCGCCTCGTACGAATTCTGGAATGACCTTCAAAAAAATCTGAAGGCAATTTACTCCGATATGAATCTAAGTAAAATCGATTATGATAAATATTACGGTTTTCTTAAAACCAAGTAA
- the rsfS gene encoding ribosome silencing factor, whose protein sequence is MTPKQIARKVGKLALEKNGFDVYLMDLRKSSDVTNYFVIISGSVDVHVKAITDNIIGGLKQKDVRAWHVEGYKNLKWVLLDYITVVVHIFQPDVREYYSLEKLWGDAPGEKLE, encoded by the coding sequence TTGACGCCTAAACAAATAGCTCGCAAAGTTGGAAAACTCGCCCTTGAGAAAAACGGATTCGATGTATATCTTATGGATCTTCGCAAGAGTTCGGATGTAACTAATTATTTTGTAATAATTAGCGGTTCTGTTGATGTTCATGTAAAGGCGATTACTGACAATATAATAGGGGGATTAAAACAAAAAGATGTTCGCGCTTGGCATGTTGAGGGCTATAAAAACCTTAAATGGGTTTTACTCGACTATATAACAGTAGTTGTGCATATTTTTCAACCCGATGTCAGGGAATACTATTCACTTGAAAAATTATGGGGAGATGCGCCTGGCGAAAAACTGGAATAA
- a CDS encoding LytR C-terminal domain-containing protein, whose product MPTIRKSKKKTSSKYLKSPGITGWAVIFLSVFIVVFLVSMFLPRSEVSLSKSVPKIIRLQLLNGCGVSGAAETMAKAFMESSPEVFFDVIDKGNAKVSNFEHTLILDRKGNQENNGHYSNAVLYVAELAKVKQDQLLIQKLSDNLLDIDVTVIIGSDYSSVLKNIINEVN is encoded by the coding sequence ATGCCAACAATAAGAAAATCTAAAAAGAAAACAAGCAGTAAATATTTAAAAAGCCCTGGAATAACAGGCTGGGCGGTGATATTTCTATCGGTTTTTATCGTCGTGTTTTTAGTTTCGATGTTTTTACCGCGCTCGGAAGTTAGCCTATCCAAGTCTGTGCCCAAAATTATCCGCCTTCAACTTTTAAATGGCTGCGGTGTAAGCGGAGCCGCTGAAACTATGGCTAAAGCCTTCATGGAGTCATCCCCTGAGGTATTCTTTGACGTTATCGACAAAGGCAATGCGAAAGTGAGTAATTTCGAGCATACATTAATATTAGACCGCAAGGGAAACCAGGAAAATAACGGCCATTATTCCAATGCCGTCTTGTATGTTGCTGAGCTTGCGAAAGTCAAGCAAGACCAGCTGCTAATTCAGAAATTGTCTGATAATTTGCTTGATATTGATGTAACCGTTATAATTGGCAGTGATTACTCATCAGTTTTAAAAAACATAATAAACGAGGTTAATTAA
- a CDS encoding aspartate 1-decarboxylase, with protein MFITVMKSKIHRAAITGAELNYDGSISIDKKLMETAGIYPHEKVQVVNLNNGNRLETYVIEAKPDSGEICLNGPAARLGIKGDIIIIISYCHLHPEEIADHKPIIIKVDEKNRPA; from the coding sequence ATGTTTATCACGGTAATGAAATCCAAGATTCACCGGGCTGCTATAACCGGCGCTGAACTCAATTATGATGGTTCTATATCTATCGATAAAAAGCTTATGGAAACTGCCGGCATATATCCCCACGAAAAAGTTCAGGTGGTCAATCTCAATAACGGCAATCGGCTGGAAACTTATGTAATTGAGGCCAAGCCCGACAGCGGCGAAATATGCCTGAACGGTCCGGCGGCTCGTCTGGGAATAAAAGGCGATATAATAATTATAATCTCCTACTGTCATCTTCACCCCGAAGAAATAGCTGACCATAAACCGATAATTATTAAAGTGGATGAAAAAAACAGACCGGCATAG
- a CDS encoding peptidylprolyl isomerase — translation MKQADLGDTVKIHYIGKLENGLIFDCTRDNEPFEIQVGSGKSVPGFEMGLTGMAIGDKRTIAVSPEDGFGLRDEKLSDKINKSDLPDNITIAVGKQLMMPHSDGEFIRATITEIQSDSITVDLNHPLAGRKLIFEVEMLEIVESS, via the coding sequence ATGAAACAGGCAGATCTTGGCGATACGGTAAAAATACACTATATAGGCAAACTTGAAAATGGGTTGATATTTGACTGCACCCGAGACAATGAACCGTTTGAGATACAAGTCGGCAGCGGCAAATCCGTACCGGGTTTTGAGATGGGCCTCACCGGTATGGCAATCGGGGATAAGCGCACTATTGCCGTGTCGCCGGAAGATGGTTTTGGCTTGCGGGATGAAAAATTGTCCGATAAAATAAATAAAAGCGACTTGCCTGATAATATTACAATAGCTGTTGGCAAGCAATTGATGATGCCTCACTCGGATGGCGAGTTCATTCGGGCAACAATAACAGAAATACAAAGCGACAGCATAACTGTTGACTTGAATCATCCGTTAGCCGGCAGGAAACTTATATTTGAAGTTGAAATGCTTGAGATAGTGGAATCATCATAA